In Candidatus Delongbacteria bacterium, one genomic interval encodes:
- a CDS encoding DUF1318 domain-containing protein, which yields MRPSATRMQRTALRTAADAGRTFIARALPPALALLLSACSIHAPEVRITGERSALEKQILGQYQALSQDLWAVGSTRQQADSTGVESTSQGVNEAIRVRRFYLDDRLRYLAEGRIGEKLDGTLEQRKDETLPPMTPLELGNFNNFWYPELAARATILDRLKRLNPGQEDEVVRIFAGIQRDEAPPGAWVQSTGGRWVRK from the coding sequence ATGAGACCATCAGCCACCCGCATGCAACGGACGGCGCTGCGCACCGCCGCTGATGCGGGACGCACCTTCATCGCCCGCGCTCTGCCGCCGGCTCTGGCCCTGTTGCTGTCGGCCTGCTCGATCCACGCCCCCGAGGTGCGCATCACGGGTGAGCGCAGCGCGCTGGAGAAGCAGATCCTGGGGCAGTATCAGGCGCTCAGCCAGGATCTCTGGGCCGTGGGCAGCACGCGCCAGCAGGCGGACAGCACGGGAGTCGAGAGCACCAGCCAGGGCGTGAACGAAGCGATCCGGGTGCGGCGATTCTACCTGGACGATCGCCTGCGCTATCTGGCCGAGGGACGCATTGGCGAGAAACTGGACGGCACGCTGGAGCAGCGCAAGGACGAGACCCTGCCCCCGATGACTCCGCTGGAGCTGGGCAACTTCAACAATTTCTGGTACCCGGAACTGGCCGCACGGGCCACGATCCTCGACCGGCTGAAACGGCTCAACCCAGGACAGGAGGACGAGGTGGTGCGCATCTTCGCCGGCATCCAGCGCGACGAGGCGCCCCCCGGAGCCTGGGTCCAGTCCACGGGTGGCCGCTGGGTCCGCAAATGA
- a CDS encoding PD40 domain-containing protein, with the protein MKRHNNQWLVLLGFLAVSLCQPPLQAQISSEELRAQQLEKLVLEPQAPLSGRLVEEDPALSPDGVWLAYTSEDQGNRDIWIRTVDPGVLGDLPVRVTSHPAPDWKPAWSEDGRWLLFVSNRDDALGDIWRVRVRNRFGSLKLGKAEVVVRRAGPQDNPAQARNGTLYWDEADPSGQRIMSLPKVALFGPTELFKPARRLRVLGDTLTFIAPRADGQAGLFRRVNGRIEELWSPPGGVLDHETGPEGVIWLCGLRDPRLPRSAGDDAGDRHRGQGTRRALESRTGAGLWLLDRDGLPHELVPASTDPRQLSVRPLDGPVESARLITTEGRERPGLWLLNGWGRLGPAPSAEDLEFLFNRHRGDEMGDLVLSRLRQDFPGSPAAERAILEELRRLLADSLNTPALFQQDALRRLAELQTPDALLRGRSLAQLGLFTDPLPPARADSVARVQETLADSLARAGHTGPAAEALLALARRQRAIDWPDACLLSVLRLEELAPGEPERADALLLKVWAHEQLGQEDAAFGSLEELGNDFPERADLLIQWFRADRVRLDLLPRNTALRDLQHRLARLGRVREFRQAWLVELARREAGGVGKEAAPLVALEDLELVLAQERADCGPLEIWVMTEARIQKALMLKQIGQLDQALDLLAQEPPWRDLAGQAQLANLRVALRLERGQQTLRSGHPVLAEADFRQVLAEQPEDVEALRGWLESAARAGHIEDLIPDLRLAAESDSARAIDFHALGLALSWQSSSNPAMLPESDWWLQRALSASPRTVRPWQTLAWNLAEERRLQIERPEGLASLFSQVGNSRELFNRWRWDSRDRDPEELLDRAVFLLQRAIDLSRLEGRPGLEAELQWNLGNLYFARGEFGAAQSLAAFEQASELGLQFHDNRQRLAWQEKLGITRQWNGHYEGAVQALDSAQQLAARLGESAQQRMLLGRLAQLHSSQGRWNPAIASWDRALALEGVTGQQALILRNRAACLIELGDLEAARQDLAQSAALLDEAEWPLNESGNWLRLKFLGITFPVWNFKDLYTGSGRLHWREQDESLLRQALLARIEGLEGRPDRLLASMNLRRKLLRRQGDSEGMVRMDLAIAAFLARSGRPSQAAARFKEARRLAGNNELGLGLEAQAFCGELQCRLLAGEEDLAQKGLPALEQMLTRVTAGESLPRRLRLELACYQAELLLQSEQPNKDLPGVVDLNALMLRAQALDALDAVDAAAQPALPDRFQLYLARARVHLLLAEPRKARGQLDLAGELLGDDAPAAWTMALLELRNSVDRQAPALSKDEPSPVADLDLRARLESELLLDTQDPVRLARWRRQLEDGRTRMLEAGDSLGAQEQELWLRWWTSRLPFARKGLRFPEESQSNLWNNWIADRQDLDAAQLGLRQEALRLETVLASGQAVDSSAWQDLLSRGQRLQGWLEEDRSNLAADPLLDLLASATALPLDSLEQWPAAGLRLMTSAGPAEGGGRHCADPRLLERMAAAASPGGDYISWSGPRDAWPIGDSLRTSPGDSLLAEDSKREGRVLALDGVLRMDPGMPLGAWFDLGGQRVELRRLLERTWPTESLVLRSVILSPGGAEALEGWLCLERVLAIAGIRRLVCPLPGGELSHARLLEVARHELNDPQANEADANLVVLGAAAMEPAERRLRAEQSLEQLARLGARHLKDDNGERAWHLFRQALGLSQRLELTERSQALLELAARAADTGASAPRLAGPALDVLLKRARTVEQTQESEARLLARLVLLADLAGRERQADSLWAAASDLLGAKARASFPDRRIKHLADQREAVAAASLAARQQSLPTDLDGRRALFLAKVYLDGERTSEALRCFEWPGLELQRLDSLAWLDWLELEALARMRNGELERAQVLLDSSLSQQGRLEVPAARTALTHLRRADLAWEQGLNSQAFLELNQARPLLDDEDDARLLLWENSSGLVRHSVGELPEAIGHFERALEHATALGDHRELSAVNNNLARSLTRMGRPELALEKLLEAGRQDSLAGARLNHVATLRNRAEALLATGLEGNTSDSALEAAQASLSLARELQARIEEGRCLDVLARVRLSRREGRKLGDVAQRMQDLALSRGIEPLVWKAQLRMGQASELDGKLDQADEHFTAAFRELQNLRMRQSGVRFRSGVDSEQEELVAARLRVLVAGRKLERALLVADRSHGRGFEDLLTLRERSLPVDSLLAARRDSLMNQLTTSQNLLSREENPERLRTLQSQYEEQRSSLDRLLLTLEAEGSGLAPGDDLARPPLLRETDQLRTLQAAPRARRPGAVLSVGAKTWPGLRHEPRQPDRALAGLEHG; encoded by the coding sequence ATGAAACGCCATAACAATCAATGGCTTGTGTTGCTTGGATTTCTGGCGGTTTCCCTCTGCCAGCCCCCCCTGCAGGCCCAGATCTCAAGCGAAGAGCTGCGGGCCCAGCAGCTGGAAAAGCTGGTGCTGGAACCCCAGGCGCCGCTCAGCGGACGGCTGGTGGAAGAGGATCCGGCGCTCTCCCCGGATGGAGTCTGGCTGGCCTATACCTCCGAAGACCAGGGCAACCGGGACATCTGGATCCGCACGGTCGACCCCGGCGTGCTGGGCGACCTGCCGGTGCGGGTGACCTCGCATCCCGCGCCCGACTGGAAACCGGCCTGGTCCGAGGACGGGCGCTGGCTGCTGTTCGTGAGCAATCGTGACGACGCCCTGGGCGACATCTGGCGCGTGCGGGTCCGCAATCGATTCGGCAGCCTCAAACTGGGCAAGGCCGAAGTGGTCGTGCGCCGCGCAGGGCCGCAGGACAATCCGGCCCAGGCACGCAACGGGACTCTCTACTGGGATGAAGCCGATCCCTCGGGTCAGCGCATCATGTCGCTGCCGAAGGTGGCGCTCTTCGGTCCCACCGAACTGTTCAAACCCGCGCGTCGTCTGCGCGTCCTGGGCGATACGCTGACCTTCATCGCGCCCCGCGCCGATGGCCAGGCCGGTCTGTTCCGCCGGGTCAATGGCCGCATCGAGGAACTCTGGAGCCCCCCGGGCGGAGTGCTGGACCACGAGACCGGTCCCGAAGGCGTGATCTGGCTCTGCGGCCTGCGCGATCCCCGCCTGCCCCGTTCGGCCGGTGACGATGCGGGCGACCGCCATCGGGGACAGGGCACGCGGCGCGCGCTGGAATCGCGCACGGGAGCCGGGCTCTGGCTGCTGGACCGCGACGGCCTGCCCCACGAACTGGTCCCCGCCAGCACCGACCCGCGCCAGCTGAGCGTGCGCCCGCTGGATGGTCCGGTGGAGTCGGCCCGACTGATCACCACCGAAGGACGCGAGCGGCCCGGCCTCTGGTTGCTGAATGGTTGGGGACGCCTGGGCCCGGCGCCCAGTGCCGAAGACCTGGAATTCCTTTTCAACCGTCACCGGGGCGACGAAATGGGCGACCTGGTGCTCAGCCGCCTGCGCCAGGACTTTCCCGGGTCCCCGGCTGCCGAGCGCGCCATTCTGGAAGAACTGCGCCGCCTGCTGGCCGACAGTCTGAACACTCCCGCCCTCTTCCAGCAGGACGCCCTGCGCCGGCTGGCCGAATTGCAGACTCCCGACGCCCTGCTGCGCGGCCGCAGTCTGGCTCAGCTGGGCCTCTTCACCGATCCACTGCCCCCCGCGCGCGCCGATTCGGTGGCCCGGGTCCAGGAAACCCTGGCCGACTCCCTGGCCCGTGCAGGTCATACCGGCCCGGCCGCCGAAGCCCTGCTGGCCCTGGCCCGCCGCCAGCGGGCCATTGACTGGCCGGATGCCTGCCTTTTGAGTGTGCTGCGGCTCGAGGAGCTGGCCCCTGGCGAGCCCGAACGGGCCGATGCTCTGTTGTTGAAGGTCTGGGCCCACGAGCAACTGGGCCAGGAAGATGCCGCCTTCGGCTCGCTGGAGGAGTTGGGCAATGACTTTCCCGAGCGCGCCGACCTGCTGATCCAGTGGTTCCGCGCCGACCGGGTCAGACTGGATCTGCTGCCCCGGAATACCGCCCTGCGCGACCTCCAGCATCGCCTGGCGCGCTTGGGCCGGGTGCGGGAATTCCGCCAGGCCTGGCTGGTGGAACTGGCGCGCCGCGAGGCGGGAGGCGTGGGCAAGGAAGCCGCTCCCCTGGTGGCCCTCGAGGATCTGGAGCTGGTGCTGGCCCAGGAACGGGCCGACTGCGGGCCGCTGGAAATCTGGGTAATGACTGAGGCCCGAATTCAGAAAGCCTTGATGCTGAAGCAGATCGGTCAACTTGATCAAGCACTTGATCTGCTCGCCCAAGAACCACCCTGGCGCGATCTGGCCGGTCAGGCCCAGCTGGCCAACCTGCGAGTGGCACTGCGCCTCGAGCGCGGCCAGCAGACCCTGCGTTCCGGGCATCCGGTGCTGGCTGAGGCGGATTTCCGCCAGGTGCTTGCCGAGCAACCCGAGGATGTGGAAGCTCTGCGCGGTTGGCTGGAATCGGCCGCCCGTGCGGGACATATCGAAGACCTGATCCCCGACCTGCGCCTGGCCGCCGAGAGCGACAGCGCACGGGCGATCGACTTCCATGCGCTGGGGCTGGCGCTGTCCTGGCAGTCTTCCAGCAACCCGGCGATGCTGCCCGAATCGGACTGGTGGCTGCAGCGCGCTCTGTCGGCCAGCCCGCGCACCGTGCGCCCCTGGCAGACCCTGGCCTGGAATCTGGCCGAGGAGCGTCGCCTGCAGATCGAACGCCCCGAAGGTCTGGCCAGCCTCTTCAGCCAGGTGGGCAACAGCCGCGAACTCTTCAACCGCTGGCGTTGGGACTCCCGCGATCGTGATCCGGAGGAGCTGCTGGATCGGGCGGTGTTTCTGCTTCAGCGCGCCATTGACCTGTCGCGCCTGGAAGGACGACCCGGGCTGGAAGCCGAGCTGCAATGGAACCTGGGCAACCTCTACTTCGCCCGGGGCGAGTTCGGTGCCGCCCAGAGCCTGGCGGCCTTCGAGCAGGCCAGCGAACTGGGACTGCAGTTCCACGACAATCGCCAGCGCCTGGCCTGGCAGGAGAAGCTGGGCATCACGCGCCAGTGGAACGGGCATTATGAGGGAGCCGTGCAGGCCCTGGACAGTGCCCAGCAGCTTGCCGCCCGTCTGGGCGAAAGTGCCCAGCAGCGGATGTTGCTCGGGCGGCTGGCCCAGTTGCATTCCAGCCAGGGACGCTGGAATCCGGCCATCGCCTCCTGGGACCGTGCCCTGGCCCTGGAAGGCGTGACGGGCCAGCAGGCGCTGATCCTGCGCAACCGGGCCGCCTGCCTGATCGAACTGGGCGATCTGGAGGCTGCCCGCCAGGATCTGGCCCAGTCGGCGGCCCTGCTCGACGAGGCGGAATGGCCTCTGAACGAAAGCGGCAACTGGCTGAGGCTGAAGTTCCTGGGCATCACTTTTCCCGTCTGGAACTTCAAGGATCTTTACACCGGTTCGGGTCGCCTGCACTGGCGCGAGCAGGACGAATCCCTGCTGCGGCAGGCGCTGCTGGCCCGCATCGAAGGTCTGGAAGGACGCCCCGATCGTTTGCTGGCCAGCATGAATCTGCGCCGCAAGCTGCTGCGCCGCCAGGGCGATTCCGAAGGCATGGTGCGCATGGATCTGGCCATTGCGGCCTTTCTGGCGCGCAGTGGTCGCCCCAGCCAGGCGGCCGCCCGATTCAAGGAAGCCCGCCGACTGGCCGGCAACAATGAGCTGGGCCTGGGTCTGGAAGCGCAGGCCTTCTGTGGCGAACTGCAGTGCCGTCTGCTGGCGGGCGAGGAGGATCTGGCCCAGAAGGGGCTGCCCGCTCTCGAGCAGATGCTGACCCGCGTGACGGCAGGTGAAAGCCTGCCCCGGCGCCTGCGGCTTGAACTGGCCTGTTACCAGGCGGAACTGCTGCTGCAGTCGGAGCAGCCCAACAAGGACCTCCCGGGAGTCGTCGACCTGAACGCGCTGATGCTGCGGGCCCAGGCGCTGGACGCTCTGGATGCCGTGGATGCGGCCGCCCAGCCCGCACTGCCCGATCGCTTTCAATTGTACCTGGCCCGAGCGCGCGTGCACCTGCTGCTGGCCGAACCCCGCAAGGCCAGGGGCCAGCTGGATCTGGCTGGCGAGCTGCTGGGTGACGATGCGCCAGCCGCCTGGACCATGGCCCTGCTGGAACTGCGCAATTCGGTCGATCGCCAGGCGCCTGCCCTGAGCAAGGACGAGCCCAGCCCCGTGGCCGACCTGGATCTGCGTGCCCGTCTCGAGAGTGAGTTGCTGCTGGATACCCAGGACCCGGTGCGTCTGGCGCGCTGGCGTCGGCAGCTCGAGGACGGGCGAACCCGCATGCTGGAGGCCGGGGACAGTCTGGGCGCGCAGGAACAGGAACTCTGGCTGCGCTGGTGGACCTCGAGGCTGCCCTTCGCGCGCAAGGGGCTGCGTTTTCCCGAGGAAAGCCAGAGCAACCTCTGGAACAACTGGATCGCCGACCGTCAGGACCTGGATGCCGCCCAGCTGGGCCTGCGTCAGGAAGCCTTGCGCCTTGAGACCGTGCTGGCCTCGGGCCAAGCGGTGGACAGCAGCGCCTGGCAGGATCTGCTGAGCCGCGGGCAACGCCTGCAGGGCTGGCTGGAAGAGGATCGCAGCAACCTGGCCGCCGACCCATTGCTGGATCTGCTGGCCAGTGCCACGGCGCTGCCGTTGGACAGTCTGGAACAATGGCCCGCCGCGGGGTTGCGCCTGATGACCTCGGCGGGACCGGCAGAAGGCGGGGGGCGACACTGCGCCGATCCGCGTCTGCTGGAACGCATGGCGGCCGCGGCCAGCCCGGGTGGCGATTACATCAGCTGGAGCGGCCCGCGGGACGCCTGGCCCATCGGGGACAGCCTGCGCACCAGCCCCGGAGATTCGCTGCTGGCCGAGGACAGCAAGCGCGAGGGCCGGGTTCTGGCTCTCGATGGTGTGTTGCGCATGGATCCCGGCATGCCTCTCGGAGCCTGGTTCGATCTGGGCGGTCAGCGCGTGGAACTGCGCCGCCTGCTGGAGCGCACCTGGCCCACCGAGAGCCTCGTGCTGCGTTCCGTGATCCTCTCGCCCGGAGGAGCCGAGGCTCTTGAGGGCTGGCTCTGCCTGGAGCGTGTGCTTGCGATAGCGGGCATCCGGCGGCTGGTCTGCCCGCTTCCCGGCGGCGAACTGAGCCATGCGCGCCTGCTGGAGGTTGCCCGCCACGAACTGAATGACCCCCAAGCCAACGAGGCCGACGCGAACCTGGTGGTGCTGGGGGCGGCGGCCATGGAGCCTGCCGAACGCCGTCTGCGTGCCGAGCAGAGTCTGGAACAGCTGGCCCGGCTGGGCGCGCGCCACCTCAAGGATGACAACGGCGAACGGGCCTGGCATCTATTCCGTCAGGCCCTGGGGCTCAGCCAGCGTCTGGAACTCACCGAGCGCAGCCAGGCCCTGCTGGAACTGGCCGCCCGCGCCGCCGACACCGGGGCGTCCGCCCCACGCCTGGCAGGGCCGGCGCTGGATGTGCTGCTCAAGCGCGCGCGCACGGTGGAACAGACCCAGGAGAGCGAAGCCAGGCTGCTGGCCCGGCTGGTGCTGCTGGCCGACCTGGCCGGGCGTGAGCGTCAGGCCGACAGCCTCTGGGCAGCCGCCTCGGATCTGCTGGGTGCCAAGGCGCGGGCCAGCTTCCCCGATCGCCGGATCAAACATCTGGCCGACCAGCGTGAGGCGGTGGCCGCCGCTTCTCTGGCCGCACGCCAGCAGAGTCTGCCCACCGACCTGGATGGGCGGCGGGCTCTGTTCCTGGCCAAGGTCTATCTGGATGGTGAGCGCACCAGCGAGGCCCTGCGCTGTTTCGAATGGCCCGGGCTGGAACTGCAGCGTCTGGACAGTCTGGCCTGGCTGGACTGGCTGGAGCTGGAGGCCCTGGCCCGGATGCGCAATGGTGAGCTGGAACGGGCCCAGGTTCTGCTGGACAGCTCCCTGAGCCAGCAGGGGCGGCTGGAGGTGCCCGCCGCACGCACGGCGCTGACCCATCTGCGTCGGGCCGACCTGGCCTGGGAGCAGGGACTGAACAGCCAGGCTTTCCTCGAGCTGAATCAGGCTCGTCCCCTGCTGGACGATGAGGATGACGCCCGCCTGCTGCTCTGGGAGAACAGTTCGGGCCTCGTGCGTCACAGCGTGGGCGAACTGCCCGAAGCCATCGGACATTTCGAGCGCGCGCTGGAACACGCCACCGCACTGGGCGATCACCGTGAACTGTCCGCCGTGAACAACAACCTGGCGCGCAGCCTGACCCGGATGGGGCGCCCCGAACTGGCACTGGAAAAATTGCTGGAAGCGGGCCGCCAGGACTCGCTGGCCGGCGCCCGCCTGAATCACGTGGCCACCTTGCGCAATCGGGCCGAAGCGCTGCTGGCCACCGGCCTGGAGGGCAACACCTCCGACTCTGCTCTGGAAGCGGCCCAGGCCTCGCTGTCGCTGGCCCGCGAGCTGCAGGCGCGCATTGAAGAAGGCCGCTGCCTGGACGTGCTCGCCCGTGTCCGCCTCAGTCGCCGCGAAGGCAGGAAACTGGGCGACGTGGCCCAGCGCATGCAGGACCTGGCGCTGAGCCGCGGAATCGAGCCCCTGGTCTGGAAGGCCCAGCTGCGCATGGGTCAGGCCAGTGAACTGGATGGCAAGCTGGATCAGGCCGACGAGCACTTCACGGCCGCCTTCCGCGAGCTGCAGAACCTGCGCATGCGCCAGAGCGGAGTACGCTTCCGCAGCGGCGTGGACAGCGAACAGGAAGAACTGGTGGCCGCGCGCCTGCGTGTACTGGTGGCCGGCAGAAAACTGGAACGTGCCCTGCTGGTGGCCGACCGCTCCCACGGGCGCGGTTTCGAGGATCTGCTGACCCTGCGCGAGCGCAGCCTGCCCGTGGATTCGCTGCTGGCAGCCCGTCGCGACAGTCTGATGAACCAGCTCACCACCAGCCAGAACCTGCTCTCGCGCGAAGAGAATCCCGAGCGACTGCGCACGCTGCAGAGCCAGTATGAGGAACAGCGTTCCAGTCTGGACCGCCTGCTGCTGACTCTGGAAGCCGAGGGCAGCGGACTGGCCCCCGGCGATGACCTGGCCCGGCCACCGCTGCTGCGTGAGACAGATCAGTTGCGAACCCTGCAGGCGGCCCCTCGCGCCCGGCGACCTGGTGCTGTTCTATCAGTTGGGGCCAAAACTTGGCCAGGTCTTCGGCATGAGCCGCGACAGCCTGACCGTGCGCTCGCTGGACTGGAGCACGGCTGA
- a CDS encoding CHAT domain-containing protein, with product MSRDSLTVRSLDWSTAELEERAEEHRSRILGLLSAGGSGQELYTQLMQPELASRPTTKRLFVVSHGALHRLPFASLEDSTATPIIGRMAPDPGAQPGLAGLVPPALPVDGPGLVLAEPVDSGLEFAALEAQAMRASWPSMLVKQGPLAEEALIEEDSQPRRFRHFSCHGVMDPLSPAASGLLLTPGRGADGRLSATEISTLDLPTGLVMLSACDTGLGRSQGGDEVAGLPRAFIVAGAREVVSSLWKVDDLSTAVLVKHFYRNLAAGKDSAEALRLSMMEVRRVLNPHPAYWAAFTLCGWPGSAARVTASR from the coding sequence ATGAGCCGCGACAGCCTGACCGTGCGCTCGCTGGACTGGAGCACGGCTGAGCTGGAAGAGCGCGCCGAAGAGCACCGCAGCCGCATTCTGGGCCTGTTGAGCGCGGGCGGCAGCGGGCAGGAACTGTACACGCAATTGATGCAGCCCGAGCTGGCCTCGCGCCCCACGACCAAACGTCTGTTCGTGGTCAGTCACGGAGCCCTGCACCGCCTGCCCTTCGCCTCCCTCGAAGACAGCACGGCCACCCCGATCATCGGTCGAATGGCCCCTGATCCAGGTGCCCAGCCTGGCCTTGCTGGACTGGTGCCGCCAGCTCTCCCCGTGGATGGACCCGGTCTGGTGCTGGCCGAACCCGTGGACTCGGGCCTGGAATTCGCCGCCCTGGAAGCCCAGGCCATGCGCGCCTCCTGGCCCAGCATGCTGGTCAAGCAGGGTCCACTGGCCGAAGAAGCCCTGATCGAAGAGGATTCACAGCCCCGGCGCTTCCGCCATTTCTCCTGCCACGGTGTGATGGACCCGCTCAGCCCGGCCGCATCGGGCCTGCTGCTCACGCCCGGGCGCGGTGCCGACGGCCGGCTCTCCGCCACCGAGATCAGTACTCTGGACCTGCCCACCGGACTGGTGATGCTCTCGGCCTGTGACACGGGCCTGGGACGCAGTCAGGGCGGGGACGAAGTGGCCGGCCTGCCGCGGGCCTTCATCGTGGCGGGCGCCCGTGAGGTGGTGAGCAGTCTCTGGAAGGTGGACGATCTGTCCACGGCCGTGCTGGTCAAGCATTTCTACCGCAATCTGGCGGCGGGCAAGGACAGTGCCGAAGCTCTGCGCCTTTCCATGATGGAGGTGCGCCGCGTGCTGAATCCCCACCCCGCCTACTGGGCCGCCTTCACCCTCTGCGGTTGGCCCGGATCAGCGGCCCGTGTCACGGCCTCACGATGA
- a CDS encoding PqqD family protein yields the protein MTPHDTLELSDDGFLFDHRRGASYVLNPTGVLLLKWMNQGLSQADVIHRMVETWAIDAQRASRDLAGFVQRLDNQRLLGGREN from the coding sequence ATGACACCCCATGACACACTGGAACTGAGTGACGATGGCTTCCTGTTCGACCACCGGCGTGGTGCGAGCTACGTGCTCAACCCCACGGGAGTCCTGTTGCTCAAGTGGATGAACCAGGGCCTGTCGCAGGCCGACGTGATTCACCGAATGGTGGAAACCTGGGCCATCGATGCCCAGCGCGCCTCGCGCGATCTGGCCGGATTCGTGCAAAGACTTGACAACCAGCGCCTGCTGGGCGGAAGGGAGAACTGA
- a CDS encoding ATP-grasp domain-containing protein produces the protein MVGNTPIPGDWVSKVIAVSGLNAGENPAPGIAVARSLREGGHRGRLIGLAYDSLDAGIYTEGLFDAVYMMPFPSAGAEAVLGRVEEIQRDCGLEILLPTLDSEMDLYGYLEDGLAHRGIATFLPTRESLALRSKARLAAFCEENGFLAPPTRVVYDAAGLEKAFKELVDPAGKQPVYVKGQYYEAKKAFTLEQAYAAWADISARWGLPIVLQQGLPGNELDVCCLGDGLGGLVGAVAMRKLGLTSQGKAWSGVTVGDPRLEELSRQMIHALRWRGPCELEILCHETNDQLYLIEINPRFPAWCYLCAGAGVNLPAAQAAMASGASTVDLPQPRSGVVYTRMASDQVCDLSILKDLNTKGQTVHARTDSQEGDPQ, from the coding sequence ATGGTCGGCAACACACCCATCCCGGGTGACTGGGTATCGAAAGTGATCGCGGTCAGCGGACTGAATGCGGGCGAGAATCCTGCCCCCGGCATCGCCGTGGCGCGCAGCCTGCGCGAAGGTGGGCACCGGGGCCGTCTGATCGGACTGGCCTACGACAGCCTGGATGCCGGGATCTATACCGAAGGACTCTTCGACGCCGTGTACATGATGCCCTTCCCGTCCGCGGGTGCCGAGGCCGTGCTGGGGCGCGTGGAGGAGATCCAGCGGGATTGCGGGCTCGAGATCCTGCTGCCCACCCTGGACAGCGAGATGGACCTCTACGGGTATCTGGAAGATGGCCTGGCCCACCGCGGCATCGCCACCTTCCTGCCCACTCGGGAGTCCCTGGCGCTGCGTTCCAAGGCCCGCCTGGCCGCCTTCTGCGAGGAGAACGGCTTTCTGGCCCCACCCACGCGCGTGGTATACGACGCCGCCGGACTGGAGAAGGCCTTCAAGGAACTGGTCGACCCGGCGGGCAAGCAGCCCGTGTACGTCAAGGGCCAGTACTACGAAGCGAAGAAGGCCTTCACCCTCGAGCAGGCCTATGCGGCCTGGGCCGACATCAGTGCCCGCTGGGGCCTGCCCATCGTGTTGCAGCAGGGCCTGCCCGGCAACGAACTGGATGTCTGCTGCCTCGGCGATGGCCTGGGGGGTCTGGTGGGCGCGGTGGCCATGCGCAAGCTGGGACTGACCTCCCAGGGCAAGGCCTGGTCCGGTGTCACCGTGGGCGATCCGCGCCTGGAAGAGCTGTCGCGTCAGATGATTCACGCCCTGCGCTGGCGCGGCCCCTGCGAGCTGGAAATCCTCTGCCACGAGACCAATGACCAGCTCTACCTCATCGAGATCAACCCGCGCTTCCCGGCCTGGTGTTATCTCTGTGCGGGCGCGGGAGTGAATCTGCCCGCAGCCCAGGCGGCCATGGCCAGTGGTGCGTCCACGGTGGATCTGCCCCAGCCCCGCAGCGGCGTGGTGTACACGCGCATGGCCAGCGACCAGGTCTGTGACCTGAGCATTCTCAAGGACCTGAACACGAAGGGGCAGACCGTGCACGCTCGCACGGACAGCCAGGAAGGAGACCCCCAATGA